In Daucus carota subsp. sativus chromosome 4, DH1 v3.0, whole genome shotgun sequence, one DNA window encodes the following:
- the LOC108215754 gene encoding teosinte glume architecture 1 isoform X1 translates to MESWSYVSGERGFVSEDSDVIARGRNGAMDWEFKSPFYGSHNNDNNVGLGSSSQEGIENMGILDLGHQETLRKSISNGSIKDALGTKLSGVRMFNSLAENAFWGEEEPSAKLPSSIMDFNSADSSLIDLKLGRFDDQRDVQKLPSSRVAPNIYSNDTVSVTGKRTRVGGLNSLTPYCQVYGCKKDLSSCKDYHKRHKVCEVHSKTPKVIVNGIEQRFCQQCSRFHLLVEFDDGKRSCRKRLAGHNERRRKPHAGIHSVRSRLYPTYNNGSAVGRFQETTVSTSSFIRQDVLPGYLSQPQKLASNDYWSKHIKLEEADNYSSQSAITVAGGGFHPRSHFPSYGFDKHCLSTDRNGIYHMSESKSSKNSNLFRNASSGSETFTGFDSPLTVQALSGFPDSGRALSLLSSQSQTSSSHTSGILMAYPLIIPGSHEHYTVNQVSEKPLGLSPQVSKNEISNKFISSGMNSAENHLNRMITTSGSNAVVSYGIDGMFHGSNYINGGKEHLSCGDEPTIDMLQLSSQLQRVEDQRQSLHEKPRNDSFL, encoded by the exons ATGGAGTCTTGGAGTTATGTTTCTGGGGAGAGAGGGTTTGTGTCTGAAGATTCTGATGTTATTGCAAgaggaagaaatggagcaatGGATTGGGAATTTAAGTCCCCTTTTTATGGTAGtcataataatgataataacgTTGGATTAGGATCTTCAAGTCAAGAGGGTATAGAGAACATGGGAATTCTTGACTTGGGTCATCAAGAAACACTGAGAAAATCTATATCTAATGGCTCAATTAAGGATGCTTTAGGTACCAAGCTTAGTGGTGTAAGAATGTTCAATTCGCTTGCGGAAAATGCCTTCTGGGGAGAAGAAGAGCCTAGTGCTAAGCTTCCTAGCTCAATCATGGACTTCAATTCTGCAGATTCATCTCTCATTGATTTGAAGTTGGGGAGGTTTGATGATCAAAGAGATGTTCAGAAATTGCCTAGCTCTCGAGTGGCTCCcaatatttattcaaatgatACGGTGTCTGTTACGGGGAAGAGAACTCGAGTGGGGGGCTTGAATTCTCTGACCCCCTATTGCCAGGTTTATGGATGCAAGAAAGATCTGAGCTCATGTAAAGATTATCACAAGAGGCATAAAGTTTGTGAGGTTCACTCCAAGACTCCTAAAGTTATTGTTAATGGCATTGAACAAAGATTTTGTCAGCAATGCAGCAG GTTCCACTTGTTGGTTGAATTTGATGATGGTAAGCGTAGCTGCCGGAAACGTCTTGCTGGGCACAATGAGCGACGCAGGAAACCTCATGCGGGTATTCACTCTGTTAGATCGAGGTTGTATCCGACATATAATAATG GTTCTGCAGTTGGCAGGTTTCAGGAGACGACTGTATCAACATCGTCTTTCATTCGCCAAGATGTTCTTCCAGGgtacctttctcagccacaaaAGTTGGCTTCAAATGACTACTGGTCTAAGCATATAAAACTTGAAGAAGCGGATAATTATAGTTCACAGTCAGCAATAACCGTTGCAGGTGGAGGGTTCCATCCAAGATCCCATTTTCCTTCCTATGGTTTTGATAAACATTGCCTGTCTACGGATAGAAATGGTATATACCACATGTCGGAAAGCAAATCCAGTAAAAACAGTAACTTGTTTCGAAATGCCTCATCAGGAAGTGAAACTTTTACTGGTTTTGACTCGCCATTAACTGTTCAAGCGCTATCAGGGTTTCCCGACTCTGGTCGTGCTCTCTCTCTTCTGTCATCTCAATCACAAACTTCTTCAAGCCATACCTCAGGAATACTCATGGCATATCCCTTGATCATCCCAGGCAGCCATGAGCACTATACTGTAAATCAAGTATCAGAGAAACCCTTAGGACTGAGCCCACAAGTTTCAAAGAATGAAATTtcgaataaatttatttcatctgGGATGAATTCTGCAGAGAATCACTTGAACCGAATGATCACTACAAGTGGTAGTAATGCTGTCGTCAGCTATGGGATCGATGGGATGTTTCACGGTTCTAATTACATAAATGGTGGTAAGGAACACCTTTCTTGTGGAGATGAACCCACTATTGATATGCTACAGTTGTCATCACAGCTTCAGCGAGTGGAGGATCAAAGACAATCTCTGCATGAAAAGCCTAGAAATGATTCTTTCCTGTAG
- the LOC108215754 gene encoding squamosa promoter-binding-like protein 6 isoform X2, producing MESWSYVSGERGFVSEDSDVIARGRNGAMDWEFKSPFYGSHNNDNNVGLGSSSQEGIENMGILDLGHQETLRKSISNGSIKDALGTKLSGVRMFNSLAENAFWGEEEPSAKLPSSIMDFNSADSSLIDLKLGRFDDQRDVQKLPSSRVAPNIYSNDTVSVTGKRTRVGGLNSLTPYCQVYGCKKDLSSCKDYHKRHKVCEVHSKTPKVIVNGIEQRFCQQCSRFHLLVEFDDGKRSCRKRLAGHNERRRKPHAGIHSVRSRLYPTYNNVGRFQETTVSTSSFIRQDVLPGYLSQPQKLASNDYWSKHIKLEEADNYSSQSAITVAGGGFHPRSHFPSYGFDKHCLSTDRNGIYHMSESKSSKNSNLFRNASSGSETFTGFDSPLTVQALSGFPDSGRALSLLSSQSQTSSSHTSGILMAYPLIIPGSHEHYTVNQVSEKPLGLSPQVSKNEISNKFISSGMNSAENHLNRMITTSGSNAVVSYGIDGMFHGSNYINGGKEHLSCGDEPTIDMLQLSSQLQRVEDQRQSLHEKPRNDSFL from the exons ATGGAGTCTTGGAGTTATGTTTCTGGGGAGAGAGGGTTTGTGTCTGAAGATTCTGATGTTATTGCAAgaggaagaaatggagcaatGGATTGGGAATTTAAGTCCCCTTTTTATGGTAGtcataataatgataataacgTTGGATTAGGATCTTCAAGTCAAGAGGGTATAGAGAACATGGGAATTCTTGACTTGGGTCATCAAGAAACACTGAGAAAATCTATATCTAATGGCTCAATTAAGGATGCTTTAGGTACCAAGCTTAGTGGTGTAAGAATGTTCAATTCGCTTGCGGAAAATGCCTTCTGGGGAGAAGAAGAGCCTAGTGCTAAGCTTCCTAGCTCAATCATGGACTTCAATTCTGCAGATTCATCTCTCATTGATTTGAAGTTGGGGAGGTTTGATGATCAAAGAGATGTTCAGAAATTGCCTAGCTCTCGAGTGGCTCCcaatatttattcaaatgatACGGTGTCTGTTACGGGGAAGAGAACTCGAGTGGGGGGCTTGAATTCTCTGACCCCCTATTGCCAGGTTTATGGATGCAAGAAAGATCTGAGCTCATGTAAAGATTATCACAAGAGGCATAAAGTTTGTGAGGTTCACTCCAAGACTCCTAAAGTTATTGTTAATGGCATTGAACAAAGATTTTGTCAGCAATGCAGCAG GTTCCACTTGTTGGTTGAATTTGATGATGGTAAGCGTAGCTGCCGGAAACGTCTTGCTGGGCACAATGAGCGACGCAGGAAACCTCATGCGGGTATTCACTCTGTTAGATCGAGGTTGTATCCGACATATAATAATG TTGGCAGGTTTCAGGAGACGACTGTATCAACATCGTCTTTCATTCGCCAAGATGTTCTTCCAGGgtacctttctcagccacaaaAGTTGGCTTCAAATGACTACTGGTCTAAGCATATAAAACTTGAAGAAGCGGATAATTATAGTTCACAGTCAGCAATAACCGTTGCAGGTGGAGGGTTCCATCCAAGATCCCATTTTCCTTCCTATGGTTTTGATAAACATTGCCTGTCTACGGATAGAAATGGTATATACCACATGTCGGAAAGCAAATCCAGTAAAAACAGTAACTTGTTTCGAAATGCCTCATCAGGAAGTGAAACTTTTACTGGTTTTGACTCGCCATTAACTGTTCAAGCGCTATCAGGGTTTCCCGACTCTGGTCGTGCTCTCTCTCTTCTGTCATCTCAATCACAAACTTCTTCAAGCCATACCTCAGGAATACTCATGGCATATCCCTTGATCATCCCAGGCAGCCATGAGCACTATACTGTAAATCAAGTATCAGAGAAACCCTTAGGACTGAGCCCACAAGTTTCAAAGAATGAAATTtcgaataaatttatttcatctgGGATGAATTCTGCAGAGAATCACTTGAACCGAATGATCACTACAAGTGGTAGTAATGCTGTCGTCAGCTATGGGATCGATGGGATGTTTCACGGTTCTAATTACATAAATGGTGGTAAGGAACACCTTTCTTGTGGAGATGAACCCACTATTGATATGCTACAGTTGTCATCACAGCTTCAGCGAGTGGAGGATCAAAGACAATCTCTGCATGAAAAGCCTAGAAATGATTCTTTCCTGTAG
- the LOC108219501 gene encoding probable UDP-arabinopyranose mutase 2 has protein sequence MAAPSPTPLLKDELDIVIPTIRNLDFLEMWRPFFQQYHLIIVQDGDPSKTINVPQGFDYELYNRNDINRILGPKASCISFKDSACRCFGYMVSKKKYIYTIDDDCFVAKDPSGKEINALEQHIKNLLSPSTPLFFNTLYDPYRDGADFVRGYPFSMREGVPTAVSHGLWLNIPDYDAPTQLVKPRERNTRYVDAVMTIPKGTLFPMCGMNLGFDRELIGPAMYFGLMGDGQPIGRYDDMWAGWCIKVICDHLGLGVKTGLPYIWHSKASNPFVNLRKEYKGIYWQEEIIPFFQAATLPKECTTVQQCYLELSKQVKAKLGKVDDYFIKLSDAMVTWIEAWDELNPSGAAAAADVKVKK, from the exons ATGGCTGCTCCATCTCCAACACCCCTTTTGAAAGATGAGCTTGATATAGTCATCCCCACCATTCGAAACCTTGATTTTCTTGAGATGTGGAGGCCCTTTTTTCAGCAGTATCATCTGATTATTGTTCAAGATGGTGATCCTTCAAAGACTATTAATGTCCCTCAAGGCTTTGATTATGAGTTGTATAATCGTAATGATATCAACAGGATTCTGGGTCCTAAAGCTTCTTGCATCTCCTTCAAAGACTCTGCTTGTAGGTGCTTTGGGTACATGGTTTctaagaagaagtatatctatACCATCGATGATGATTGCTTT GTTGCCAAAGATCCATCAGGAAAAGAGATCAATGCTCTTGAGCAGCACATCAAGAACCTGCTAAGCCCCTCAACTCCATTGTTCTTCAACACCCTGTATGACCCTTACAGGGATGGTGCTGACTTTGTTCGAGGTTACCCGTTCAGTATGCGTGAGGGTGTCCCAACTGCTGTTTCTCATGGTCTTTGGCTCAACATCCCTGATTATGATGCCCCCACTCAGCTGGTTAAGCCCCGTGAGAGAAACACTAG GTATGTTGATGCTGTGATGACCATACCGAAGGGAACTCTCTTCCCGATGTGTGGTATGAATCTGGGATTTGACCGTGAACTCATTGGGCCTGCAATGTACTTTGGACTCATGGGAGATGGTCAGCCAATTGGGCGTTACGACGACATGTGGGCTGGCTGGTGCATCAAG GTGATCTGTGACCACCTGGGTTTGGGAGTGAAGACAGGTCTGCCATACATCTGGCACAGCAAAGCAAGCAACCCCTTTGTCAACTTGAGGAAAGAATACAAAGGCATCTACTGGCAAGAAGAGATTATTCCCTTTTTCCAGGCCGCGACCCTTCCCAAGGAATGCACCACTGTTCAACAATGCTACCTCGAGCTCTCCAAGCAAGTTAAGGCGAAGCTTGGAAAGGTTGATGATTATTTCATCAAGCTTTCAGATGCTATGGTCACATGGATTGAAGCTTGGGATGAGTTGAACCCGTCAGGTGCTGCAGCAGCAGCAGATGTTAAGGTAAAGAAGTAA